TCAATCCTGCTTCCGCTAATTCGTTGGCGATTTGATTCGCCCGCCGTTTGCCCCCATCCGACGCCCGCCGCGAGCCGACGATGGCGAAGGCGAGTACATCCTCCGGTTGTAGTTCGCCCTTTACATATAATAAGGCGGGATGCGCGGGAATTTGGCGCAGAGAGGCGGGATATTCCGCATCGCCGGGCAGCAGAATCGCCGCTCCTTCTTTTTGCGCCCATGCCAGTTCCTTGTCGATATCCAGGTCGAACTTGCCCTGCGCCGCTTCGCGCACGGCTTCGCCTATCGCTAATGAAAATCCGTGAACGGCGGCGATCGCTTCCGGCGCGGCCTTCAACGCTTTGGTTATGGAGCCGAAATGAGCCTCCAACCGGCGGGCGCGGTCGCTGCCCATATATTTCGCCCGCAAAATCGCCAGCCACGGATAGAGTTTGTCCCGATCTAGTTTCATGCAACCAGCCCTTTGTCCTATTTATCCTTTCGGATTTATTCCGGCATACAATAAATCGCCTATTGTTTCTTATTAAAAAAAGATAGGATATGCCATGCCTCATTATTCCCATCGGTGAAGAAAAGTGAAGATAGAGCGAATCGAAGTTTTCCCCGTAAGTTATCCTACAGCGGGCCGTTTTAAATTTCTCGAAGATCCCAAAGGCCGCCGAGTGGGCCGCGCCGCCGTTTTGGTAAAGATCATAACCGTTAACGGCCTGATCGGTTGGGGCGAAAGCATTCCCGTTCAAACCTGGTGCGACGAAACGTTGGAATCTGCAACCAGCGCCATTCGCGATTATCTAGCGCCGGTTCTCATCGGACGCGATCCCTTCGATATCGCCGGAGCCGTCCAGCTCATGAACAAAACCATTTCGCCGGGATTTACGACGGGAATGCCCCTGGCGAAATGCGGCGTGGATATGGCGCTGCACGATCTTGCCGGCAAAGCCTTGGGCTGCTCGCTGGCGCAATATTGGGGACGCGCAGTGGGAGGGCCGGTAACTCTTAGCTGGACGCTCAATCCCTCCTCGCTCGATGGCTTGGATGCCATGATCGACGAGGGCTGGAAGCGTGGCTATCGCAATTTCAACGTCAAAGTCGCCCCCGATCCCAAATACGATCTCGAACTCTGCCGCCGCGTCAAACAACAGGTTCCGGACGGCTTCCTTTGGGCGGACGCCAACGGCGGCTACGATCTCGCCTCTGCACTAACCGCTGCTCCCATGTTGGCCGATATCGGCGTCGACGTGTTGGAATCGCCGCTGCGGCCTAATGATATTTCTGGATATATTCGCCTAAAAAAACAAGGCGCACTGCCTATTATTATGGACGAAGGCGTCGTTTCGCCCAAAGATTTGATCGAGTTCATCCGGCTGGATATGCTGGACGGCGTGGCCATGAAGCCTTCCCGCTGCGGCGGATTGCTATCCGCCCGTCGGCAGATTGAAATCCTGCTCGATGCGGGTTTGATGTTTCTCGGCAGCGGCTTATCCGATCCCGACGTGACTCTGGCGGCTTCGCTCGGCCTCTTCGCTGCCTACGGCTTGTCGTTTCCCGCCGCCCTGAACGGCCCGCAGTTCCTGACGCATAGCGTCCTGAAATCGCCCCTCGCCGTAAAAGACGGCGCCGTGGCTGTTCCCGAAGGGTATGGATTGGGAGTGGAGATCGACGAAGAAAGAATCAAGGCGATTGAGGTGATGGCGTGATTTTTTATTCATCCCCCGAGTTTTGGGGGGGGTAGGAGGGGGTTGTTTTAAGTTCTTTTAATTCAATGAACTACATTGTTTTTTGATATTTGATTATTAGAGAGATAAAATGGGAATAGGTTTATATGAAAAGAAACGTTAACGATCTCACGAAACAACGCGCTAGAGAGTTGCGTCAAAATCTATCTCCCGCAGAAAAACGATTATGGGCATGTTTACGAGCAAAACAAATTTTTGGACTTCATATTCGGCGGCAGCATCCAATTGGCCCTTATCTCGCTGATTTTTCTATTGAAAAATTAAAATTAGTAATAGAACTTGATGGGATTTCTCATGATTTCAAATTGGAAGAGGATGCTAAACGAGATCAATATATGCTGGAAAACGGCTATGAAGTTTATCGAATTTTAAACCGTGATGTAATGATGCGTTTAGAAGATGTTATTGAATCCATAAGGAATATATGTAAAGCAAAACTGTCGTAACCAAGCAGCCAAAGGAAGAATCGAGGGCTGTCTTAAGAGAAAAAAGCGTTTTTTATATTCCTCCCCCAAGTTTGGGGGAGGTTAAGAGGGGGTTGACTAAGGTAAATAATTTCAAGATGTTTTGCATTTACAATTAATTAAAATAGATTTTAACTTGATGACCTTGAATCAAAAGGGGATTGTTGGTTCATCCCATCAACCCCCCTCTAACTCCCCCCAATCTTGGGGGGAGAATAGTAGAGCAAACCATTTTGCAATATCCGCGAATTGGAAGATAAAATCAAGGAATTTCACTTCATGGGGAGGTTGAAAACATGTCCAACAATCAAAGCAATCGACGCCAATTTCTTCAACGATCATCCTTCGGAGCGGCGGCTTTGGGCGCCGTCGGAGTATCTGCCCAGCGCGTACTTGGCGCCAACGACCGCATCGCCGTCGCCATTATCGGCTGCGGCGGTCGCGGTATGGGTTTCGGCGGTGCGGAAATCAAGAACCTGAGCGAAAAAGAAAACGTCCATATCGCCGCTGTCTGCGATGTCTGGCGCAACAACCGCGAAGCCGCCGTCGCCAAAGTCAAAGAGTGGTTCGGTAAAACGCCGTACTCGACAACCCGCTACCCCGAAATCCTTAGTCGCAAAGAGATCGACGCCGTCTATATCGCCACTCCGGATCACGCCCATTCCCCCATCCTGGCCGACGCCGCATTATGCAAGAAGGACGCCTATTGCGAGAAACCGATGGCTACGACGCTTTACGACGCCCGCGACGCGTTGCGCTCCGTCCGCGATAACCAAATCGTTTGCCAGATCGGCACCCAGCGCCGCAGCGACGGACGCCACAAAGCCGCCGCCGAATTCATTCGCTCCGGCGTTCTCGGCAAGATCAGCGAAGTGGAAACCGCCTGGCACGACGCCAGCCCCCGTTGGCTGAAAAACGATTACAAAACTATCCAAAAAACCGACGTCGATTGGGACCAATACCAAATGAAACTGGCCAAGCGCGCATTCGATCCCATGCGCTTCCGCTGCTGGCACCTTTGGAAGGATTATACGGTTGGAACGCCCGGCCTATTGGGCAGCCATCTCATCGACGTGGCGACCTGGTTCATGGACGATCCCTTGCCCCTCAAGGCCGTCGCCAACGGCGGCGTCTATGTCTGGAACGACGGGCGCGAACATGCCGACACGCTGGATTGCGTCATCGAGTATCCAAAAAAATTTATCGTCCAATACTCCACCCGCCTAGGCAACAGCTGCCCCGTTCCCGAAGCGATCTTCTACGGTCTCAACGGAACCTTCGACACCCTAAGCTGGACCGCTTCCAACAAAGGCGGACGCAAGGACAGCCCTTTTAAGAATCCAGTGAAGATTGAACCCAAGGACGACGAAAACCACGTGCAAAACTGGCTGCAATGCATCCGCACGCGCCGAAATCCCAACGCCCCCATCGAAGCGGGCTACGCCCATTCCGTCGTCAGCATCATGTGCTTCCACTCGTGGGAATACGGTCATCGTTACGCCTACGACGCCGCGCGGGAGACGATCTATCCAGAATGATGAATGATGAGTGATGAATGATGAATGATGAGGAATTTATGGAGCATAATTTAGATTATAAACGTCCTCCAAAATATTCTGTCTACAAAAAACGAGCAGAAAAACAATTTAAAGGTGAAGAACATTTAACCGAAGATGAATTTATCTCTATATCTCAGCAAAATTGTCATTATTGTGATAAAAGTGGTCCCAATGGAATAGATAGATTCGATAATATTAAAGGCTACACAAAAGAAAATTGCGTTCCTTGTTGTAAACATTGCAATTATGTTAAAGGCAATCTATCAATAGAGGACTTTGAAACATGGAGAGATAGATTCGTTAAGAAACAGTTGACATATCTATCTAAAATAATATCTTCATGAATAACCAAAACGGCCTTGCGCAATTCATACAATTATTAAGACAAGAAATTCCCGCGCTGAGAGAACGCTATCATGTGGAATCGTTGAGCATATTTGGATCGTACGTTCGCCATGAACAGCATCCCGGCAGCGACTTGGATATCCTGGTAACATTCCGCGAAACGCCGGGACTTTCGTCATAGAAGCTATTTGAAGTCATCCAGTTGAATGACGTTGAGGTTCTTTATCGATTTCATTTGCTTATCGTTAGTCAAAAAGGCCGTACAATTCGAATGGATGGCTGTTGCATAATGGATCGCATCGGGGAGTTTCAAGCCGATTTCAGACCGCAAGCGAGCCGCTTCTATCAAAATCGTTCGGTGGATTGGCTCTACGGTTAATGAGGGGGAAGATTGAATTCCCTGGATATATATCGATTGCCATTGCGTATTTTTCTCCATTATGGGTTTCACCAACGCTTCGGCGATCGTCAATTCGCTGGTGTAGGAATGGAATTGTCCTAATTCAACTTTTTCAATAACGGGGGATAATATATCAATATAAGGAGAGAAACTTTCGAATAAATAGATGAAGATATTCGTATCCAGGTATATCCTATTTCCTTCAATTTGGTTTATTAATCCCATTGGTTTCGTTCCTGGCGTATGAATTGATCGGCATCTTCGGGCGAGGCATAGCATCCCTTGGCCGATCCTATGAGTTTGGTCAGCGTCGCCGGCGATTGAATCCCATCATCAATCAACACGATCACCTCTACGTCAACGCCTTCGGGAAATTCGGGAGAACGGATTTCAAGAACTCCACCCGTTCGAATCTTCGTTTTTTGGCGAATGGCTTTAGGCATTAGTTTGACTCCTCCACGGCAACAATACCTTTATTGTACTTGTTTTCTCTTAACGTCTCCAACTGGGAGGATTAAAATCCTCGTTATTGATCGATTCTTATTTCTTCGCATTAATCCCGCCCTACTTACCTCGATGAAAAATCGCGGATAAAATCCCCTTTTCCCCCCAAATAAAGGAGATCGAAAATGAACCATAATGGGCGCGAACAAACGCTTGTCTTGATTAAGCCGGACGCTTTGAAATTATCGCTGTCGGGATATTTGCTTTCCCTGCTGTCCGAATCGCATACGGGATTGATGATTACGGGAAGCAAAATCGTCAGCGTTTCCCGAATGTTGGCGGAAGAGCATTACGCCGAACACGCCGGGAAGGTATTTTACGATTCGCTTCTCGAATACATCATGGGAGAAATTCATTTCCCGGATGATCCTGGCAAGCGGAGAGTGAAAGTTCTCGTCTATCAAGGCAAGGACGCCGTGAAGAAGATCCGGGAAATCGCGGGACCAACCAATCCTCACATCGCCCGCGAAGAAAAACCCGGCTGCATCCGTTCGTTGGGAACCGTCATTCCGCTGAAAAACGGCGCGGGGGAAATCGTCGGCAATCGAATCGACAACCTGATTCACGCTTCGGCGTCCGTCGAGGAAGCGGAGCGGGAAATCAAACTTTGGTTAAAACCGAACGATATTCCTCCTCTCTTGCGCGCCTACTCCTGTCGGCAAAGCGAAGAGCATATTTATTGCAAAGACAATATGATATTCAAAAAATACGAATCCGGCAGCGTTTGCCTATTAACGCCGGGCGATATGGTCTGGGAATCCGATTGGAAGGCTCTATGCGCGATTCTCGAAGGAGCGCAGCCTGCTTGTTCTCTTCGATCGATCGCCGCTAAATATCTCATCAACGAAGATCGGACGATTGGATGAAATGATGGGATTGCGCCGAGATAACAAGGACGGCGCAAGAACTCATGTTGCGAATATTGGGGTGCGGGCGTCTGCGCCCGTCCCTCTTGCTCAAGGTTGATACTGCGTCTGCCCGCCCGTCATGGGAATATCGCCGTCGCTGACGACGCCGTTGGTTGAATTGTAGATAACCGTCGTTTCCGGCGCCACAAGTCCCCGCGCCCATATTTCCGTCATCAATCCCTTATTGGCGACTTTATCCGGCCCCAGGCTGTTCACGCACC
Above is a genomic segment from Candidatus Omnitrophota bacterium containing:
- a CDS encoding enolase C-terminal domain-like protein, which codes for MKIERIEVFPVSYPTAGRFKFLEDPKGRRVGRAAVLVKIITVNGLIGWGESIPVQTWCDETLESATSAIRDYLAPVLIGRDPFDIAGAVQLMNKTISPGFTTGMPLAKCGVDMALHDLAGKALGCSLAQYWGRAVGGPVTLSWTLNPSSLDGLDAMIDEGWKRGYRNFNVKVAPDPKYDLELCRRVKQQVPDGFLWADANGGYDLASALTAAPMLADIGVDVLESPLRPNDISGYIRLKKQGALPIIMDEGVVSPKDLIEFIRLDMLDGVAMKPSRCGGLLSARRQIEILLDAGLMFLGSGLSDPDVTLAASLGLFAAYGLSFPAALNGPQFLTHSVLKSPLAVKDGAVAVPEGYGLGVEIDEERIKAIEVMA
- a CDS encoding DUF559 domain-containing protein gives rise to the protein MKRNVNDLTKQRARELRQNLSPAEKRLWACLRAKQIFGLHIRRQHPIGPYLADFSIEKLKLVIELDGISHDFKLEEDAKRDQYMLENGYEVYRILNRDVMMRLEDVIESIRNICKAKLS
- a CDS encoding Gfo/Idh/MocA family oxidoreductase, encoding MSNNQSNRRQFLQRSSFGAAALGAVGVSAQRVLGANDRIAVAIIGCGGRGMGFGGAEIKNLSEKENVHIAAVCDVWRNNREAAVAKVKEWFGKTPYSTTRYPEILSRKEIDAVYIATPDHAHSPILADAALCKKDAYCEKPMATTLYDARDALRSVRDNQIVCQIGTQRRSDGRHKAAAEFIRSGVLGKISEVETAWHDASPRWLKNDYKTIQKTDVDWDQYQMKLAKRAFDPMRFRCWHLWKDYTVGTPGLLGSHLIDVATWFMDDPLPLKAVANGGVYVWNDGREHADTLDCVIEYPKKFIVQYSTRLGNSCPVPEAIFYGLNGTFDTLSWTASNKGGRKDSPFKNPVKIEPKDDENHVQNWLQCIRTRRNPNAPIEAGYAHSVVSIMCFHSWEYGHRYAYDAARETIYPE
- a CDS encoding nucleotidyltransferase domain-containing protein, producing the protein MNNQNGLAQFIQLLRQEIPALRERYHVESLSIFGSYVRHEQHPGSDLDILVTFRETPGLSS
- a CDS encoding type II toxin-antitoxin system VapC family toxin; translated protein: MGLINQIEGNRIYLDTNIFIYLFESFSPYIDILSPVIEKVELGQFHSYTSELTIAEALVKPIMEKNTQWQSIYIQGIQSSPSLTVEPIHRTILIEAARLRSEIGLKLPDAIHYATAIHSNCTAFLTNDKQMKSIKNLNVIQLDDFK
- a CDS encoding nucleoside-diphosphate kinase gives rise to the protein MNHNGREQTLVLIKPDALKLSLSGYLLSLLSESHTGLMITGSKIVSVSRMLAEEHYAEHAGKVFYDSLLEYIMGEIHFPDDPGKRRVKVLVYQGKDAVKKIREIAGPTNPHIAREEKPGCIRSLGTVIPLKNGAGEIVGNRIDNLIHASASVEEAEREIKLWLKPNDIPPLLRAYSCRQSEEHIYCKDNMIFKKYESGSVCLLTPGDMVWESDWKALCAILEGAQPACSLRSIAAKYLINEDRTIG